Part of the Flavobacteriales bacterium genome, AGTTCAGTTGGTTAGAATATCCCGATTATCATCGGGAGTGGTCGCGGGTTCGAGTCCCGTCCAGACCGCTTTTTTAAAGCACAAAAAACCTTAGTATATTCCTATACTGAGGTTTTTTTATGTTTTTATAATTTTCAAAATATTTGATTATGTTCTATGTTTATATCCTATTTTCTAAGTCAATTAATAAATTCTATATCGGGTGCACCCAAACCCTACAGAAAGACTTAGGCGACATAACACAAATCACAAAGGATTTACGGGACGTGCAAATGACTGGATCATTGTGTTTGTTCAAGAATTTCCGTCTAAAAAAATGGCAACTTTGAGAGAAAAGGAAATAAAAAATTGGAAATCAAGAAAGAAAATTGAGGAATTGATTGAAAAATTTCAATAATACCATTTAAGGTGTAAATATACCCATAAATTTTAGCCTCTTTTTCGAGTGCATTTACTTGGTGTAACATCCCCCTTTCCCCCTTCAAAGGGGGGGAAACAGTGAATAAATTAACACCGTAAATGATATAATACCTCCTTGTCGAATATCAAACGGCACAATTAAAACCCTTAAAAAAAGACTTGGATAGCTCACAGAAAGTATTTTGATAAAAATGTCCATTCAAATGAATAATCTGTCTATTCTATATAGGATTATTGGAATATAAATTTGTAAAGTCAATAATGACATAACTTTAAAAGAAATAAAATGACAAATTTTAACGTTCCCAAAAAAGAAGAAGTTTCAGAAACTAATCAGATAATTTTTGATAACCTCAATAAAACATTAGGCTTTGTACCTAATTTATACGCAGCAATGGCACATTCTGAGAATGGCTTAAAAAAGTATTTAGAATTTCAGAATACAAAGAGCTCTTTCTCTAATAAAGAAAAAGAAGTAATTAACCTGGTCGTTAGTCAGATAAACGAATGTAAATATTGTCAAAGTGCGCATACTGTTTTAGGAAAAATGAACGGTTTCAGTGATGAAGAGATAATAGGGTTCAGATTAGCTAAAAGTAGCAATACGAAGCTCCAATCATTAGTAGAAATAACAAGTGCAATCACCAGACAAAAAGGAAAAATTGACCATCAATTGGTTGAATCATTCTATACACAAGGATATACTAAAGAAAATTTAGTAGATTTAATTTTGCAAATTAGTGATAAAATTGCAATGAATTATTTACATAATTTGACTCAAGTTGAAATTGATTTTCCGTTAGCAAAAGAATTGTAAAATATGGACAATTATAGTTCAACAAATATGATGTAATGCATAGAATCATACTAATGAGTTAATTAACATCATAAATGGTATTATATACCAATTGAAGAAAGAGACAGAAGATTATGATTGATCAAGAAACTTACACCTTAGTAAATTCTCAAACTGGCGAGCTTGCTTTCAAACTTTATAAATTTGAAAGCATTCGCCATTTAGACCATATTCAAAGATTAAATTATTATTCCCTAATATGGATAAAATCAGGCGAAGGAAATGCGCTCATAGAAGACAAAGAATATAGTTATAAAAAAAATGATTTATTCTCTTTTTCACCCTACCAACCTTTTATGTTTAAAAGCTTAAAAAAAACTTCGGGAATAATAATTAACTTCCATTCTGATTTCTTTTGTATTTACAAACACCATAAAGAAATTGCTTGTGATGGTGTTTTATTCAATAATATATATGATACACCTATTATAAAAATAAATGACTCCTATTTTAAGAAGTTAGACTGGATAGTACAAGAAATTATTGAAGATATACAGCAAAATAATTTGGCGTATAATGAAGCTATTATTTCGCATCTAAAAATATTTTTAATTAACATTTCTAGACTCAAGAAAGAACAAAATCCTATTATCACAACAGATGAATTGAGTGAAGATCGATTTATTACACAAAAATTAAAAAATTATATTGAGCAATATTATAAAAAGAAACATCAGCCGAAAGAATATGCAGAATTACTTCATCTCACTCCAAATTCACTCGCAAAAATCACAAAGAAATACTTTAATAAAACATTATCGACTTTAATTGCTGAACGCATCATTATTGAGGCGAAGAGAGAACTATACCTATCTTCCAAATCGGTAGAAGAAATAGCATTTGAACTTGGATATGAAGATCCTTTCTATTTTAGTAGATTTTTTAAGAAACACACAGAAATAGCCCCAAGTGTTTACAGAAAAACTGTGGGATTTGACAAAGCTAATTACTGAATAAAAACACTAATGACACCTATGTATTGAAGAGCCACAAAGAATTAATAAAGTGCGTAATTTTAACGTATCGATTGATTCTTCAAATTCGAATCAGATCCCATTGTTGATTATCAGAAAAAAATATAAATGAAACTATATGGAATTAGTGGACTAGGAGCGGATAAAAGGGTTTTTGAATTTCTAACTCTAGAATATACTCTTTTTCCAATTGAATGGATTGAGCCTTTAAAAAACGAAACAATAGAAGATTACTCGCTAAGGTTTTCAAAACTTATTAATACGGAAGAGAATTTTGGTATTCTGGGGGTGAGTTTTGGAGGTTTAATTGCCGTTGAAATCAGCAAAATACTTAAACCGAAATTGACGATTCTGATTTCTTCAGTTGAAACAAAAAAAGAATTAAGGAAAATATATCGAATTATCGGAAAGACAAAAATATTCAAAATTATACCTGAATCTCTTTTTGACCCGCCACGCATTGTTGCAAATTGGGTATTCGGTGCAAAAAATAGAAGTTTACTGAATCAGATTTTAAACGATACTGATCAAAGTTTTGCAAAATGGGCAATAAATGAATTGATGAATTGGAAGAATGACGAAAAAATATCAACTCCAGTTCTTAAAATTGGAGGAACAAATGATCTATTACTTCCTTCTCATAAAGGTGAAAATCAAGAACTCATCAACAAAGGAACACATTTTATGATTGTAGATAAAGCGGATGAAATTAGCCAGATCATAAATCGTGAAATAAAAATCTTAACTGCTAAAACAAAATGAAAAAAATACTCTTTACAATTCTTGCCATCAGCTTCCTTATTTTTTTTGGTTACCAAGCAAATATTACATCCCTCCTTTCTACAGGTTCAAAAGGTGAAACCGCCTCATTTTCTTCTTTGGAATTAGAAAAAACAATAAAGAATGGTGATCTCATTTTTCAAACCTCTCTGTCTAATCAAAGTAAGGCAATACAATTGGCTACAAATTCAAAGTATAGTCACATGGGGATTATTTTCATGAAAAAGGGACGCTTTTATGTTTATGAAGCTGTTCAGCCTGTGAAGCTTACACCCATCCAAAAGTGGATTAAACGTGGAAAAAACAAACACTTTGTAATAAAAAGACTCAAAAATGCCGATCGAGCATTAAGTCCTAAGGTGTTAGGTAAGATGAAAAAAATTGGTGAAAAATTTCTTGGAAAGCCTTATGATATCTATTTTGAATGGTCGGATAAGAAAATTTATTGCTCAGAGCTTGTTTGGAAAATTTATAAAGAAGCCACAGATATTGAAATTGGACAACTTGAAAAACTCTCCGATTTTGATTTAAGCCATAAGACCGTAAAAAAGTTGATGAAAAAAAGATATGGCAATAATCTACCCTTAAACGAAAAAGTGATTTCACCCGTGGCGATGTTTCAATCCAATAAACTAGAAACTGTTTTGGCCAATGAATAATTCTTGTGCATTTATTTTTTAGTAAGAAAGCACTTTAGGAAATTCACCTTGCCTGATTCAAAAAAATAAGCAAGAAAAATACTCCCATAAATAGTTTGCCAAACCTTGATTCTCCTTGCTCATATTTCCTTATCTTTGAGTATATCATCAGCCTTTGTCTCACCTATAAAATTCACATAAATGGAATCCAATTATCCTATTTTTAGAAAGTATCAAAAGTTAGAATATGCTTTAGAGACAAAAAAACTACTTGAGGATCATAAAATACTCTGTGAAATGGCAGACAATGCTCCTATAGTTGATGTTACTTTTGCGGGAAATACTATTCAAAACTTAATTGAAATTAGGATTCCACAAGAAGATTTTGAAAAAGCGGAAAAACTATTAGAAAACGAAGCCAATAGGCTTATAGAACAAGTAGATAAGAACCATTATCTGTATCAGTTTTCTGAGGGCGAATTATATGAAATTCTTCTCAAAAAAGACGAATGGAGTGCTTTTGATTACCAATTAGCCCAAAAAATCCTGAAAGAAAAGGGAAAAACGATTGACGAACATTTATTGGCTCAACTGAATAAGCAAAGAATGGAAGATTTAGCAAAACCTGAGAGTAGCCAAAAACCATGGGTAATTGCTGGGTATTTTTTAGCCTTTTTAGGAGGAGCTTTTGGGATCATTACAGGCTATTTTCTTTGGACTTCAAAAAAAACTTTACCCAACGGAACACGAATATTTTCCTACCAAGAAAATGACCGAAAACACGGAAAAATTATTTTCTTCCTAGGCTTAGTCATTCTAATCACTTCTCTAATTGTCAGATGGATACAATTTTTCTAATCTCTTGACCAGAAATCACTTGAAAAGGTTTTGAAGCCTTTTTGCATACGGTAATCATAGCTTCAGCCAAAACCTTAGTATCTAGTGGTCTTTGACTATTCCACAATCCTATTGAATTTAAAAAACGAATTACTTTTGCGGCTATAAGCTCCCCTTTTCTATCACTACCTTTCCTCAAAAGCATCGGTGGACGAAAAATAGTTGTATTCTCAAATCTTAACGCTATAACCGCTTCTTCCAATTGTCCTTTCATTCTAGGATAATAAAATCTTGCATTTGCAGAAGCGTGTGCCGAAGAAACAAGAATATAATGAGTGACCTTATTCTCCTTTGCCAACTGAGCAAATTCGTACTGATAATCATAATCTACAATCCATTGTTTCTCTTTACTTCCTGCCGTTTTTAGAGTGGTTCCTAGACAGGAGAAAAATACAGCTCCTGAAATCATTTCCTTATAAGAAGAAATCTGATCATAATCAATAATATATTCTTGAAGCTTTGAATGTTCAAATCCTGATTTTCTACGTACAAAAATGACTACTTCTGAAAAAAAATCGTCTTTTAACAATTTTTTTATCAAATCGGATCCAGTTGCTCCTGTTGCTCCTATAACGACTGCTTTCATTGAATTTCTATTGAAAGTTAGACTCAAATTTATAAGAAAATTGTCCTGTTTTTCACGATTCACCCAAATAATTTATTTGCTCAAATCAAAATTTATCATTTACTTTGTAACTCAAAGTTCTTTCTTATGACAAAAAATCAACATTTAGAAAACTTATCCGAAATTAGAAATATCATGGAACGCTCCTCAAAATTCATCTCTTTGAGTGGATTATCGGGCGTTTCGGCAGGTGTCATTGCACTTTTAGGTGCGGGATATGCCTATAATATTCTTAATAATACATCGAGAAATACAGGAAAATTGCTCCTTACTATGACCGAAGAGAGCAAGCATGAGCTTTTTTGGTTAGCCCTAGTCATTTTGATTTTAGCCATCTCTTTTGGAGGACTTTTTACCTGGTTAAAAACAAAAAAAACTCAAGGAATGGTATGGAATAACACTTCAAAGAAGCTGTTAATCAATATGCTCATTCCGTTGATTGTTGGAGGAATTTTCTGTTTATTACTCATGTATCACGGTGCTTTGGTTTGGGTAGCCCCTGCTACATTGGTTTTCTATGGCTTAGCCTGTATAAATGCCAGTCATCACACACTTTCAGATATTCGCTATCTAGGAATTAGTCAATTAGTTTTGGGCTTATTGAATTCCTATTTTTTGGGATATGGCTTACTTTTTTGGGCACTTGGTTTTGGGATTCTTCATATTATTTATGGCGGGTTGATGTATTATAAATACGACAGAAACTAGTATGATTGAAGGCTTAAACAAACATTTCGAAAACAGAGTCAGACTTGGGGTGATGTCCGTTTTGATGGTGAATGAAAAAGTTGATTTCAAAACCTTAAAACAGACACTTAATGTAACCGATGGAAATTTGGCAAGTCATATTACGGCTTTAGAAAAAAATAAATACCTCATTGTTATGAAACAATTTATCGGGAAAAAACCGAATACCACTTATCAGGCTACTGTTATAGGAAAAGAAGCGTTTACAAAACATTTAGATGCACTAGAAAACTTACTAAATCTACGTTCTTAATTTTTTTTACCAACTTACTTTGTAATTCAAAGTACTTTTAAATAATTAGAGATAAAAATAGCAAAAAGAAGAAAAATAGCCATTTGGCTACAAAAAAACATCCAACCGTTATATGACAAATACAGTAATAAAAAGAAGGAGAAATGGCAAATTTCGAAACAATATCTGTTGAACCTTCCGACAGAAAGTTTAGGAAAAAAACTAGGAATATTCCTTCACACCAACAATTATAAAATGATTCCTTACCATGAAACACACGATATCTTTCATGTCCTCTTTAATGTTGGAACCAGTTCTGAACAAGAAGGTACGCTTCAATTTATCCTACTGGGAAATGGCAAAATCACACTCTATAGTTTTGGAACTGCAATGATGAGTATCATCCTATTTCCAGAATATATAAAAACTTATTTAAAAGCATTCAGGATTGGTAAGAGATGCCGTGCTTTTTATCATCTCCCCTATCAAAAACTCTTAGAAACACATTTTCAAACAGTCGTAAAAGCTATCGGAATTCCTACTTCCATTCATCATCGCAATACATTTTGGAACCATAAAACTTTATAAATCTTAAAACTTCAGTATCATGAACACACAATCATCATCACCCATATTTACACGTATCGGTTATTTTTTAAACCTCTTGTTTATTTTTTGGATTCTTGCTTTTAGACTCAATTGGATTAGCGATTCACAAAACGGAGAAGGAGCGTTTGCAATACATTTAATCGTATTAGCCTATTGTTTACCAAGTTTACTCGTAAAAAGTTATCGAAAGGATAAAACAATCTGGATTCTTTCAAGCTTAGCATTTTTCCAATCTGCTTATATTCTGAATGGCTATATTACGGTTTTTGAAGCATTTGATACTTGGTATATCCTTCAAATATTTCTGCTTCATATTTTGTATCTCTCTTGGATATTTATTGACAAAACCTCCAAAACAATCCAAAGAATTCACCAATTTTTCATCGGTTTTTTAAGTATAAACCTCATTATTCAAATAATTTACCTCATTCCTATCCTTCCTTATTCTGCCATTGGACTTATTTTAATTGGTTTAGGAATTTATGCTTTTTCTCCTATCATT contains:
- a CDS encoding GIY-YIG nuclease family protein yields the protein MHPNPTERLRRHNTNHKGFTGRANDWIIVFVQEFPSKKMATLREKEIKNWKSRKKIEELIEKFQ
- a CDS encoding carboxymuconolactone decarboxylase family protein — protein: MTNFNVPKKEEVSETNQIIFDNLNKTLGFVPNLYAAMAHSENGLKKYLEFQNTKSSFSNKEKEVINLVVSQINECKYCQSAHTVLGKMNGFSDEEIIGFRLAKSSNTKLQSLVEITSAITRQKGKIDHQLVESFYTQGYTKENLVDLILQISDKIAMNYLHNLTQVEIDFPLAKEL
- a CDS encoding helix-turn-helix domain-containing protein; the encoded protein is MIDQETYTLVNSQTGELAFKLYKFESIRHLDHIQRLNYYSLIWIKSGEGNALIEDKEYSYKKNDLFSFSPYQPFMFKSLKKTSGIIINFHSDFFCIYKHHKEIACDGVLFNNIYDTPIIKINDSYFKKLDWIVQEIIEDIQQNNLAYNEAIISHLKIFLINISRLKKEQNPIITTDELSEDRFITQKLKNYIEQYYKKKHQPKEYAELLHLTPNSLAKITKKYFNKTLSTLIAERIIIEAKRELYLSSKSVEEIAFELGYEDPFYFSRFFKKHTEIAPSVYRKTVGFDKANY
- a CDS encoding alpha/beta hydrolase; its protein translation is MKLYGISGLGADKRVFEFLTLEYTLFPIEWIEPLKNETIEDYSLRFSKLINTEENFGILGVSFGGLIAVEISKILKPKLTILISSVETKKELRKIYRIIGKTKIFKIIPESLFDPPRIVANWVFGAKNRSLLNQILNDTDQSFAKWAINELMNWKNDEKISTPVLKIGGTNDLLLPSHKGENQELINKGTHFMIVDKADEISQIINREIKILTAKTK
- a CDS encoding YiiX family permuted papain-like enzyme encodes the protein MKKILFTILAISFLIFFGYQANITSLLSTGSKGETASFSSLELEKTIKNGDLIFQTSLSNQSKAIQLATNSKYSHMGIIFMKKGRFYVYEAVQPVKLTPIQKWIKRGKNKHFVIKRLKNADRALSPKVLGKMKKIGEKFLGKPYDIYFEWSDKKIYCSELVWKIYKEATDIEIGQLEKLSDFDLSHKTVKKLMKKRYGNNLPLNEKVISPVAMFQSNKLETVLANE
- a CDS encoding NAD(P)H-binding protein, whose protein sequence is MKAVVIGATGATGSDLIKKLLKDDFFSEVVIFVRRKSGFEHSKLQEYIIDYDQISSYKEMISGAVFFSCLGTTLKTAGSKEKQWIVDYDYQYEFAQLAKENKVTHYILVSSAHASANARFYYPRMKGQLEEAVIALRFENTTIFRPPMLLRKGSDRKGELIAAKVIRFLNSIGLWNSQRPLDTKVLAEAMITVCKKASKPFQVISGQEIRKIVSI
- a CDS encoding transcriptional regulator; translated protein: MIEGLNKHFENRVRLGVMSVLMVNEKVDFKTLKQTLNVTDGNLASHITALEKNKYLIVMKQFIGKKPNTTYQATVIGKEAFTKHLDALENLLNLRS
- a CDS encoding ubiquinone biosynthesis protein COQ4, with translation MNLPTESLGKKLGIFLHTNNYKMIPYHETHDIFHVLFNVGTSSEQEGTLQFILLGNGKITLYSFGTAMMSIILFPEYIKTYLKAFRIGKRCRAFYHLPYQKLLETHFQTVVKAIGIPTSIHHRNTFWNHKTL